In the genome of Flavobacteriales bacterium, the window GTGGGTAGGACTTAAAAACATGAGGGTCGACCAAATCAACATCACCATACAAATCAGGTTTCCGATCGTGGATATGGTTCTCACCTGTTTTGATTTAGAAAAAAAGCTGAACAGGAAGATTACAAAAGTAAGCGAGAACCAAAACAAGGAATTCTCCGCCACCTCTTTTGTCCATTCAATTCGCGAAGCACCGGTATACTCGCCATATAGAACATCTCCCACATCATTTACGCGTTCCATTCCATTGGAAACAGAAAGCGAAAATGCAAATAGGAATTGCAGGGGGACGAATAGTAACTGAAGCGGTCGCAACATTCAACTAAATCATTAGTTGATTAGTTATTGGCTACCTGATTAGGCTTAATTTTTTCTAAAAACGATTTCAGAGCAGTCCAGTATTCTGCATTGTTTTTTGTTTCACTCCACAATGCACTTGACCCATGAATACCTTCTTCAAGCGGCGTAAATTCATCTTTAATCGCAGATGTTGTTCCAGCCATTAATGCAGAAATCTCTTTCATTTCCTTTTTAGACCCGGTAACAAAAACCGGTTTGGAAAAGCCATCGATTTTTTCTTTGACTTTATACTTAAAATATTCACCCGGTGAAAAAGCAATTACCGCCTCAACTTGTTCATTGTCCTTTCCAATTTCCAGCGCTAAAGAAGCGGAGTAAGAAGATCCCCATAAAATAACTTTCCCATTGGTTTTATGGTGAACATAATCAATGGCAGCTTCGATATCCTGGCGGGCATCTGTGTATTCCGTAGCTTTCTTTTCTTTTTTTGCACGGTGAGCTGTTTCATTGATCATATCATTACACTCCTCACCGGAACGCTGATCAATGGCCAGACAATTATAGCCCAGGGCATTTAATTCCTTGGCAATTTCACGGTACTCACCACGTGAATAGCCGGCCTGGTGACAAAGAATGATGTATTGTTCCGAAGGAATTACCTCATAGCTATTGGCGGTGATGGTTAAACCATCTTTTGAAGGAAATTCCAGATGACCAAACACCATAAACGAATCTTTAGGGGCTGTTTCCGTAACCACAACGGTATCGGTTTCCTTTATGACTTTTGTTTCAATTTTGGTTTCTGCTTCACCGCAAGAAAGTGCAAACACACTGGCGGCGCTAAGGAGGAATATCTTTTTCATAGACTACTAAAATAAAAAACCCCGGTAACATCCGGGGTTTAATTTTGTTTTATTCTGCGAGTATGATCACTTTATTTCTGTTCACCTCAACAACTCCACCACCTACATCAAAGGTTTTTTCTCCTTCGGCACTACTAATTTTGATTGTACCGGCCTTTAATGTGGTAATGAGCGGCGCATGGTTCTCCAGTATTCCAAGTGAGCCGTCCTTTCCCGGGAGACTAACGGCACTTGCTTGTCCGGAAAACAGACTGCTGTCTGGCGATAAAATATCTACATGCATAGTTTTAACGTTTAATGTTGACTAATTCGTGAAGTTGGATTACTTCGCTGCTTC includes:
- a CDS encoding alpha/beta hydrolase; its protein translation is MKKIFLLSAASVFALSCGEAETKIETKVIKETDTVVVTETAPKDSFMVFGHLEFPSKDGLTITANSYEVIPSEQYIILCHQAGYSRGEYREIAKELNALGYNCLAIDQRSGEECNDMINETAHRAKKEKKATEYTDARQDIEAAIDYVHHKTNGKVILWGSSYSASLALEIGKDNEQVEAVIAFSPGEYFKYKVKEKIDGFSKPVFVTGSKKEMKEISALMAGTTSAIKDEFTPLEEGIHGSSALWSETKNNAEYWTALKSFLEKIKPNQVANN
- the atpC gene encoding ATP synthase F1 subunit epsilon, which produces MHVDILSPDSSLFSGQASAVSLPGKDGSLGILENHAPLITTLKAGTIKISSAEGEKTFDVGGGVVEVNRNKVIILAE